The region atggAACGCAGCCCTGCTGGGCAGTGGCCCAACAAAACCTTTGAGGCTGATGTGCAGTGACCAGCACATCTCCTGCTAACACCAACACCCCATCACTATTGGCTCTGGTCCAATCCCTAACAGAGGGAAGGGATctgcttccttaaaaaaaaagccagaatttGCACGTTTTTGCCAGAGAACTTGCAAACCTGCACATCCCTTGAACAcctttcatatttaaaatacatgttgcATTGCTACGTTCTTCTGCAAGCGCTATGGACCACACTGGAAATGTCTCCCAGGTACCTCACAGGTTCACTGAACAGAAAGTTCCTAAAGGCTTGCACACACGGAAATCTCCCCCGCCCCCACTGCAGACCCGCTCACTCAATCCTTctcccagccagcacagattgAAACAGCCCCACCGGCCCAGCCTGGGCAGTGGCTGTTCCCCTGGACTGATGACACAACTGTTAGACAAACACAGCAGTAGATGGCAAGTGCTTCCAGGGAGGTTTTCCAGCTACTGGAGGTATGAAGTTCAATTTCCCAGATCAAACATGGGTGTGGAGGGATGGCAATGCCACATTGCCGTATTTAGTGGAAGCAGGACATGATTCATGGTTTCCTCCGTGCAAACACCGTCTGTAACAAAGTGCCACCAAACCCTTACCTTCCTGACCAGTAGCATTAATATATTTAAGTTGTATTAATGCTGAATACATTGGCCACAGAACAGTCCTGACTAATTCCTACATACTGCAAGAGGCTGTATTTGCAAAGTGCTTAAGCACTCCTATCACAAATaaagcctgctccagcaggctCTGACAGCTTGAAGATGACAACTGTCACTCAGCAGAGATCAAATAACTAATGACAGACAGATATACAGCAGTGAAACAAGCAGCAGCTTTCACTACACCACAGTAATCTTGCTGTCTTCTCCCACATCAGTACAAAGTCCATTCGAGCCCCTTATAAAAAGAGCTATGTCTTACTCCTCTCCAGATTCATGCTGCCAAAACTGCAGTCCAAGCGTGTGGCACTCCAGGCAGGTGGACTTTATCATGAGTTTCTACCAGGGGACCTCGACAGCATTTGTAAGATGAAGGACATGTTTGAAGTCATACTAAACCAAAGTCTCCCTCTAGAGTAGGTCCACTcattttcaacaaaaaataGAATGTCCACTGAGTCAGCTTCACTTCATGTAGTGGAGCTGTTCAATATGACCATCAAAGAGCTGCAGGCCGCAGGCCACAGGCCACATCCAGCACTCCCCCATTCTGGAAGGGATCTGGAAGCGGCGTCAGCTTCAGCCCAGGAAGGAGGAGCAACACACTTCCGCATCTGCTGTACTGTCTGACAAATCCTGGGAAATCAGGAGGCAAATGAAGCCACAACCACCAATAAAGAACCTGTAAGTGTGGACTAGGCCACTCACTTCCTCAAGTGGAATCCACAGCCCCTCTTCCTTTTAACCCCTTTTCCAGTTCCCACCTTGGTCAACAGCACTACATTTAAACATGGAAGCCCTATCACTAGTGGCTCCATGAAGGCTGGTATCTCATTCACACATGTACATCCCCACACTGCTCTCAAACCTCAAGCTATTTGTCCTCAATCCTCTAATGAGCTTGtagctgtgtttaaaaaataaaaattgctacATAAAGGCTAACCTTCCTAGCCCTGAAGTTTTACACAGATATTTAGCACTGACTCACACCGGATAACCTGGATGAGCATCTTAATCACATTTTCCCCATGTCAACGTTGAGCCTGGATCTGGAAAAGTGATGTTTGCAATGACGTTACTAACCTTGGAGGTGTGTCACAGAGTCAACGAAAGTCAGCAAGTGGCTCCAAGTGGCTTCCAGTCTGTTGCAAACACTTTCTGCCAAAACCTCCCACATAAATAACAGACGCAAGCACAAGGAAGCCTCTTGTGTTAagatttaataataataacaacaacaatctCAAAAACAATGAGTGCATTGTACACAAGATCTGGTATTCAGTGCATTTTATTGACCATTTGCCCTGCGAGTGTCAGTGTACTGAAGACCTGGGGAGTGGTAAGTGGATAAAAAACCCAGTTGGGACATTTCTCCAAAGAGGGCAGGAGACAGAGGGCAGCAGGAGGTTCAGAATCGAACAAACGTGGCATCAATCTGCCGGACAGTCGGGAGGGCCAGCATGATTTTGCGCCGGTACTGGGGATCCTTCTGCAAGGGGTTTCGCTCCAGATACACAGTTTCCAAGTTCTTCGCTCCTTTCAGCTCATCCAGGTCACTCCAGCTCTCGATGAGATTATCATTCATCTGCAGAGCACATACAGGCATACTCACACAAACAGATACTCCCAGGCTAAGCCTGGTTAGCAGGAACCTAGCCACACCGATGCTGCTCAGGAGGATTACTACTACCCAGGGGCAGTAACACCATACAGTCTTCATGTACATATAAGATGACCCTGTCTACATGATCCTTCTCCCCCTGGAACCTCCGAGATGTGCTTTCCTGTCACACACTCCAGGCCTTGCGAACCATCACCAACTTCCCCATGCTGTCCTGGCTTGCCGGTCAAATGCTCCACCTTTCAGACAGGGTATCCAGTCCAACTACCATGCTGGGAAAGACCCAGCAAGACACTGAGACAGTGTCTTTATACAGTGTCCCAGCCCACACACTGCTCATTTAAGGGTTGGAAACCTTTATGTCAAGATTTTCTTCCACTGTGACATCTACCTTTACTTTCATGACCCCCCATGAAACATTGAAGAAGGTCCCAAACTGAtgtgaaaagcaacattttcctctcccctttACATCACTTCCCCCACAAAAACGGCTTCTGCACTCTGGAGAAAGTGCCAAGCTCTCTGATTGAGTCTCTCCTGTCAGCACAGGCGCTGCCTCATTGCTGGCACTGCAAAGGAATTCCCATGCAAGGGGATGAACACTTCAACTGCCTAGCAAGGAATCAAAGTGTGCAAGGTGGCCATGTGCTGTCCAACCTTGAGACTTCAGTCACCCTTTGGTTTTGGATACAGAGGCAGTTACTACTGCAATaccacctttaaaaaaaaaaagtaaaaaatcaaTGGATTGGCTCTGGCCCCCTCAACAACTGTTCTTCCTCGCACTGGGCACCCATGGTAAACCGAAAATTTTGTGCGCCCTGTTTGCTCTGTGGCAGATAAGCAGCTCTATTTTCTCCACCTGCCTCTCTCCAGCTagttcagtgaaagaaaactgcCTCATCACTGGGGCTGCCAGTGTTCCAGCTGAAGATGGCTTTGTAGTTAAGACCCTGGACTAAGACTCTGAAGAAAACCTGCTAGCTCTTTCATTCTGCTACAGCTCATCACAACATCACTTCAGCCAAGTCACTGGACCTTCGGCTGTCTCAGTCCCTCTGCTGGGGAGGTACTGGGAAACTGTTAGAAGATTCCCACAGTGTCCAGGATTTGAAATCTGCTTCCTTAAGGTGTTAAAGGACTTTGTTATGTGGTTTTGACTCTACAGTCAGTGAAAAAATGTAAGTTAGTAGATGCAACACTTGTTCATATCAAAGAAAATTCTGCCCAGCTCTTTATCAAAAAGCACAcataacctttttttaaaaaacagtgttaAAGTGGTAAAAAGCCAGGAGGGCATTTTCCAGGTTCAGCTAACAGCTTCTGGCTGATGCTCTGCTTTGACAAAGGACTCTTTAAATGCACTAGTGttttttcaaaggaagtttGATGAGGTTAGGATCTTCCCTTTACTTTCTGTAAAACAAGTGGAAACGGGTGTGCAATGCCTTCTTCTGTAAGCAGAGCAACAGCAAAGAGGAAGACTGGAGGAAACTGCAAAGGATCATGACAGGTCCCAGGCCAGCCACACTGCACCATCTCATTTTTACCACCCAAAAGATGTCACGTTAAATAAGCTTCTCAGCTCCTGTTATTTAAAGAGTTCCTTACAGAACAGGCATGGCCAGATAACACCACTAGCCATCTGCTAAGCCACACTGCAAGATGAGGAAAATGGTCCAAGTAGCCTCGACTCCAGGCTCTACCTCGCTTTCATTTGCAGCTGCTTTCCACTCCTTTTATCTCAGCCTCTGCCCAAGAGTTTAAGTAACTGAACTCCAAATGACAGACATTAAGCAGCACAACTCTTATTCTCAGCTTTGACATGCAGAAACTCTACAAGAGCTAAAGCATGTACCAAGTCATGAacatctgctgcttcttccctcaAACATGAGCAGATTTGTACACAGCTCCCTCCCACATGTACTGATGTTTCAGGAGGGGGTGTCTCTGCATATTTCCTGACCAGACTTATGAATGACAAAGAACTTAGCTATTTAGGGTGCcacaaagaaagagaagcaacCCTAAACAGCTATCTACCTCACAGgaatgcaagaaaacaagatgGTTTCATTGATGAAGAACGTATTTATAACAACATGAACATATTGACTCTGATCTAAACAGGTACTGCACTCCAGTGCAGTGGTGAGACAGTATCAGCTTCCCCTATTACACTGTCATGCTCACTTAAAGAAAGATGACGTCCACAAAACGAGGGCACAGTAGGGCTGTTTCATAACCATCACAAGCATCAAGGCAGAGCCTATTTCCTAGGTAGAGACAGGCTCGTTACCACTAAGCAAAGCCCTGCAAAAATTTTTTCTAAGCTCAAGTCTTTCCTTAGGGGAAAGCATCATGCCCTATCCATGCAGACTGTCAAGATCAGAACAAGAGTTTAGACCAAGACATACATGTACACCACCTTCCCACAGCTCCCCATCAGAAGGGTTTCTTTCACTCTAGTACAGACATTTCAGGGAACAGCTCCAGCCTGCACTTACCCAGAATTCCTGCAGCTCTGTTAGGTGACTGATATTTTCAATCTTCTTTATTCTGTTGGATGCAATGTCCAGCATTGTGAGTTTGTTCtaaacaagcaaacacaaaaatataacaCCGGAtttactttaattttctctgtcacatttttttcaggccCAGAGTTGGAAACTGTCAGAAGCAAAGACACGTTATTGCCAGCTGCTTACACACAGCACAAGAACTCTCACTGCCTAAATATAGCAAGGAAGACTGTTTTTAATTAAGctgcatgtcctggtttcagctgggatagagttaattttcttcctagtagctgacatagtgctgtgttcggaatttagtatgagaacaatgttggtaacacagtgatgttctagttgttgctaagtagtgcttacactaagtcatGCTCTACcgactgagaaggctggagatacacaagaagctgggacggggcacagccaggacagctgaccccaactggccaaaggggtattccataccatgtgacatcatgctgagtatataaactgggggaaagctggccaggggggaccactgctcggggactggctgggtatcagcaggttggtggtgagcaattgtttttcatttgcatcacttgcttttcgtgggttttatttctctttttgttactttccttttcattacaattattattatttcaattattaaactgttcttatctcaacccataacTCACTTTTACTCGTCTGATTctttcctccatcccactggggaggggggagtgagtgagcagctgtgtggtgcttagttgctggctagggttaagCCACACCACTAGGTTACTGACCTCCCAGAAGCCATgtgacaaaaatgaaagcaattacTGGCTGGCTGTTGCCAGCCAAGGGCTCCTAAAAAGTGAGCTTTCCTCATAGTACATTAAGAGgaatccatttaaaaatcagatcatAAATGTCCTCTCAAGCACTAGAGTTGAACAAAGTTTTTGCAGCAGGAAACTcaacagtttaagaaaaaggggttttttttcgcCTTGCACACAGCCAACTAAGTTCCAGATTGTCTCTGGTCTCCAACAATGCCATCCACTGTTGGGTGAGAATGAAAATGCTACAGGCTTCTGTGAAATCAATCCTATCCAGAAATCTAGAAATGTAATACTAATACGAAGGCAAGCCACATGCCATGGCTTGTCCCTCTACCCCCAGGACCAGTTGCTGCCCTACTGAAAAGAACTCATGGTTATCTACAAACTGCTgtctgaaaggctgcagcagagacagcCAGCTGTGGCCATCACTCTTCCCATTGCTGAAGatcagccaggctgctgcattAACTACATCttgttcttcccctccccaggtcATGAAAACAATTCTACTCCTGAGGATCTGGAGGAGCTTCATCCATGCAAGACATTTTAACATAACAAATACTTGGATCTTTGTGGTCTTTTCAAGAAACTCAGGACCCCACATGTAACTTGGGGAAGCTGAGGAACAAAAACTTCCAGAAAATCACATTCACTAACGGGAGCAGCTTAGGGCAGCAATTCTGTCACACGCTTAGCAAGAGCCTGCTTACATTGTTCTCCAGTCCCTCGATGACTTCGATGCCATTGTGGCTGAGGTACAACTCACGCAAATTCACCAAGCTCTGCAGCCCCTCAATCTTGGTCAAACGGTTATTCTGTAAGTGTAACAGCAGTTTAAGTCCACTctaaacaaacccaaacctaaGTGAGTCATtggagaaaaagcatttctctgaaGTATGGATGGGAAGGGGAAACAGCCTGCTTGGGTCCACACTGATCTCATGAGCTCAGCTCGTTTGATCTCTGTACCACCGAGGCACAAGGAAGTTCCATGGGAGCCGAAGTCTCTGAGTTTAGAAGAATCAGACTCTGACTTTCCCAACAAAAGTTGTAGCCTGAAAGTTTTCCACTTGACGTCTTTGGAAACAACAGGCCTACACATTAATAGCATTCATTTTGTAGGTTTTATTAACAGAATGGTCAGAAGGGAAGTTACAACACTCAAATCCCAATACACTCTGCTGTACATAATTCTGTATGTCCTATAGAATAATGATGCATACAGGTACTACAACATATAGCAAGTATGACTTTCTTACCAACAGCTGTATATTAGAATGCACTAGTATTGTCATAAGGATGAGGAGACTCAATGAAAGAAATTAGTTGAGTATCTTTTATTCCgccttttaaaaaggaaaaaactttcCACAAGCTGATTAAGGACAGATTTAATTTAGCACAGGCTTGTTCAcatttcttccctcttcagGAAGAAGGTAGTGACACTGAGCCCACTGCCATTATAACGACTTCCCTGGTGTAATTCATTTGATGTTATTGTAATGTATTAGAAAACagtacttcaggaaaaaaatgaggggtAACATTCATTTCCTGTTCTCTCtcccacaaaaaccaaacatatgTTTTATCATTTTATCAGTGTCTGTCAATCTCATTTAGTatgaaaaaatgagaagagaCACACAGAACATCACACTTTCTACCAGTACAGGAGTTTGACTCAAACACTGAAGACCTGCTGATTCAGAAGAGCTTATCATAAATTACAAGGTGGTTCATGTAACCAAGATGGTTCAAAACATAATAGTACAAAGTAGAATCAATACCTGTATACTGAGCACAGTCAAGTTTGTCAGTGCATCCAAGTTCTGGAGCTTGGtgattttattctttccaaGGAACAGACTATCAAGATTAGCCAAGGTGTCGATGTTTTCAATTGCCTGCAAAATGACCAAAGGAGACTGTGTTATTGCTGTGATGCAAAACTCCAACCTGTAGATGTGGGTGGCATTTTATAGCCTTGACCCATGGAGCTGCACTCCTGAGAAACACAAGCCTGCCAATTCTACAACACAAGGTGTGTACAAGGGCCTCCCTTGTGACCCAAGAGCAGAGTAAGTGCAGGACTTTGTGCAGTGACAGTGAACCTCAGCCCATTTGACAGCTGGCTTGTGGCACTACTGTTTGCTGATTTTCAGCAAAGGGTCACGTTGTTTTGTCCCAGCTGTTGCCCCCACTGTCCAGGCAGCAAGAGCAGAGAATGAAAAGGCTCAGGGAGCACTGAAAGTGACATTCTCTGGGCCATGAGTTGTATCCAGGGCAGGAAATACTCATTTGtgaagcaagaaaaatctgtcaCTAGTGAATGGAAAGAGAatctgggaagagaaaacacaatTTGCAAATTTAGTCCTGACCATCAGTGACTGCATAACACAGTCAGAGGCAAGTTGTTTAGCTTCTCTGCACAACTGCTTCTCTGTCATAAGCAAGGTTAACTGTCTCATGGGTGTATGTGTTAATATATTTAACTACTGGCTATGTATTCATGCCACTGGCAGGACATACACATACCAATTTAAGTGATGtacatgttttaaatatacatgCTACTGGCAGAACATATACACTATACCAGTTTAAGTCCTGAGCTCAGCCTTCAGTGGGAAGAAGTAAGGATCTCTGTGAGGCATCAAGAAGAACCATATTCTTTACTTACAAAGGAAGGGGCACCAGAAAGCatgaacagaagagagaaaaaagggcaagaaaaggagaaaagggtgGGCTTCAAAAAGGCTCCTctaagcagaaggaaagaaaacacaatgggtttttttttgcaggggaaAGCCTCTTAATTCAAAAAAAAGGTGCTGCTAAGAGACagggattttaaaaacagacttcAGCTCACAGCTCACAGTAATATAGATATAGATACACACACAGGTGTGCATCTGTGCTCAAGTACCTTGTAACAATTCAGCTTTTCCACATCCTTCTTGCCTGGCAGTTTCAGAAACTAGTAGTGCTGGTGAGACAGGCCACTGAGTCCTACAACCACTTAGATTACTctgtacatgtgtgtgcacatttACCTGTCTGTGTAcgaaggaaggaagaggaagatggaCACAAAAACACACACTATGAACTTACAGATATGctctggaaaggaaagaagcttTTCAACCTCTATCCCTCAACTGCCAGCATCAGGTGTTTATCAGCTCAGATTTGGATTCACTCTCCTTCTAGCCTGTGGATTTACCCCTGTTTTGACCTTGCAAGAAAATTATAGATTTGTTGCTCATTGGTAGCTCCCCGAGCCCTGAGGAGGAAATAATTGTGACTCTGAGGATATTGAGAAGAAatagtcagggaaaaaaaaaaaagctacttaaaGCTATAAAAAGCCACACTTAAATGAGAGCATGAAACAGATGGacatgagggggaaaaaaactaagGAACAAATAAAGAAGCGCTTGCCTTATAGTTGCCTCAGTCcaactttggggaaaaaagcatgaaaatgcaTCAGCTCAAGCATAAAGTTCTACTTCCCCACCATTCATACAAAAGGAACAGAACTACAAATGCTTCACTCCGAAAGGTTTAGTGTGTGCAGCAAAATGACTACAACCGCATTACTGCAGAAGCTTTAATGCACAGGGGATGAGTATATAGGGCATCTTGGAGCCAACGCTGCCTGAACAGACAGTACATAGGTTTTTATCCTGAAGAATTAAGGATATGCCCATCTGTAAAGTACATAGCCAGGCCACCACACcaacagaaaagtattaaaagaGTTCTAGGTGCCCCTAAATAATATGAGATGTATTTCTTCATGCCTAGCCTGGGCACAGGATACTCATTCCAGTAAAGCAATTGGAACCATACAGCAGTGCTGTTTGAAGAAGCCAGAATAGAATTaacagataaacagaaaaaaaatgttaaaaataatttaagaagcTTGTGTTACCCATACAGTGATAACTTaggtttttttagttgttttgttttgttaatatgCTCAGGCTCAACACTGAGAAAACACACATAAAATAAATCTAACCTCGTTGTTTAAAAGATATTCTTTGGCTTGACAACACTGGTGACAATGTACCACCTAAGTGTCAATTCAGAAATctagctggatttttttttttttccccagaaggtAATGATGCTTAGATACGGAATACAGTACAGTTTTGCTTAACCCAGCTTTTGAAATGTAAGGATCAATGTGCTTAGCCTGTTATGTTTCTGAATAAAGGAAAGTGCATCTCTCTAACTCATGTTCCCCCAACCTATGCAAACTCTAAGGTTCCTAATCACTCATCTGATCTGGCTGATATTCTCACACTCTAGATTTATTCCCATAAGcaatttcatttccaaagtaGAAATTCCTTTGGATGGAAAAGAATTCAGTCCAGTTTAGCTTTaggagcaaaataaaatttttccaGTTCATAAAAGCAGCACACATTTCTCCCTTAAAAGGCTGTTTATAATAGCTGAAGTCTCCCTCTTTTCTAGAAATAGAAGCATGCTTCCACAAGGTTTGAAATACAGAGGACAAACAGTTCTTTTCCTAATTTGTTCTGTCAGCATAACAAGTAATTTTTCAGAGATTGTAAATGGGGAGCACCAACTTAAGACAATTCTAGACTGAAATGCACTCCTCTCTTACACGTATTTTCTAAAGCATATATAATTGAAAAAGcttctaaaaaaattaatagtttaCTTTGCATGTTGCAAGTCTCTTGTGTCATCTGTTTCACCAGTTCTCTTACAAACTgggcaaaatgcagaaaaacataCCTTAAGGACAGGAGAGACTACTCAGAACTGCTTCCCTTTAAGTGGCACAGATTTTAAATCACCTAAATTGAAAAAGTCACAAActgcacaattaaaaaaaagtaatcagcAGCACAATACCAGGGTTTTGAGGCATTTCAGAGCAAAGCCTcaataaaatctttttcctgAGTGAGACTGACTGATGTAGCAGGTTATCAATTACACATATTAAATTTGCATTCAATAGGTTTTATGGACACAGCACCAGCCTCTAGGAAGGTAAGAGAAAACAGTAATTGCTAGTTTTGATAGGCTTGGCTCTCTAGCAGGAGGAAACTGTCATCTACAAAAGGCAACACACAGGGGACACACGAGTTCATTAAAGAGACAAATTCATAAATAGTAATTTAGTAGCCAAGCACTACATGCATACATAATTAAAGGATCCAGCATGTGCAGCAATAAGGAATTACACATTAAATGACTGGaacaataaaaagaacaaaattgcAAGTAGAAGTCAATGAAGTGCACTTTCAGAAAAGGCTAGTCCTAGGCCAAAGAGCTCAAAACTCTCCAGCTAACATCTTGTAGAGGAAGCGTACCCGAATTCGATTGGATCCCAACTCTAACATCTGTAGCATCTGCAAGTTGCTCAAATTCTCaattttgctgattttgttGTTGACAAGGAAGAGTTTTTTAAGTTGGGTAAGCCGATCCAGTCCTTCAATGTGTCGCAGAATGTTAAAGGAGATGTCCAGGATCCTgaggtaaaacaaaacaaaggtcTCTTCAGTCCATAAGACATGGATGATTCTGGAAGAGGCACTTGTAAATTGGTGGGGAACCTCACTATCTGCAGAGATCAAGCATTTTGCTAGGCTTTGAAGCTAGAGTCATaagcataatttctttttatcagaAATGACAACaaatataactttaaaatacttctatagggtgtcagggaaaaaaaaatactgtcacATGCAGAAGATAGCCATCATTTTGCCCAGCTGTGGAGCTGCCACGCTGGGAGGAAGCCAGTCTTCACTACTGCATATTCCTTGGGAAAGGTACATGCCTACAAGATCTGCCTCTGACAGGAAAATGTCAAGGTCTCCCATAAGCATGAAGCAGTTATGATGTGGGAAGTAGGTCAGTCCTCCTCGCCCCAGTGGGAACAGTTTTGTCATATATCTCCGGAGTGATCACATACAAGTGCCAGAAACTGGGAAGAGCACTACTCCTTCCCTAACACCCTCCAAAAAAATTCCTAATCTCACCTGAAATCTCGTCATTTTTTGCAGGAATAAAAACCTGTTACACAGAGCTCTCGCTGCCAAGAGCAAGGGGGTGCCTGAGCGCTTCCACACCTGCATAGAAGCTGCAACCACCTATCATTCTTGCTGCCTTAAACAGCACGTGTTTCATTTCCAGCTGACTGTCCCTGGTGAGCTTCAGGATAATGAAACTAGTTTACTGCACAGGTTAAATATCAATGGAGAACAGACATTATCCTTCACAGAGTTCACAGAGCACCCAAATGAATCATGAGAAAGGCCTGGGTGATAAATACTGGAATAAGTACAGCATGAGTAACTCAGTGAGTGGCAAACCACCCTCAGCCTAATCCTGGTGATTCCCCTGGACTCACTCAAGTTCCACCAGAGACTCCAAGTTCTCGATCTTCCGAATTTGATTGTCATAGAGATCCAGTTCCCGCAAGGTCTGCAATTGTTCCAGATTCTCAATGCGCTTAATCAAATTCTGACGGAGACATAAAGTCTAATAGTTGgggaaaagtttaaaaacaaacaggaaaatgtatATGAATAACAGCATGTAATGCCTTTTGACATACAGACAataaggttggggttttttttccccattaagttttgttgggtttttgtttggttgattggttggttttttaaatagaatCTTTTCTTGGTTTATTCCAACTGTACAGAAGGAAATCTTTTTACCATGAAGCTGGTCAGACACAAGAACAGCAGCCCAGAGAGGCTATGTAATCTCCACTCTTAGAAATACTCAAGAGCTTGACTGGAGAAGGCAGTAAGCAACATGCCCTAACCGAACCTGCTTTGAGTAGGGGTTTACTAAAGACCTCCaaaggtcctttccagtctACATTGTTCTGTGTTAAGCCTGCTGTGCAAGTACAGAATGTATCTCCTAGGATTAGCCCTGATGCATTGTTTCTCGTCCACTTTCAAAAACAACTTGCAAAACCCCAGGATTTTTATTACTACTTCACAAATGAGTAAACACTACCTCCTTCAGTTAAACATGAAGTGAACTCATTAGGATCTCAGCCAAAAAGATACTCCTGTATCTGTCCTCTTATAGGTTAGACATGCAAATCTCCAGCTCCAAGAGGCATTCTCTATTCCTTAAGACTGTTTACCTTCACTTTCTTGAGCACCTCAAATCCTTCAATCTTCCCAATTCGGAAATGATTCAAGTCAACAtcctgaaagagaaatgaagggaTTCAGCAGTTGTTTCAAAACACTCTTCAAAGACCAACCTGCTATTTCTGAGTTCTAAGGAAAATTATCGTCTTACAAAATGTGTAGCTCATTAAAACTCCCCTTCAAAGAGGGGGAAAATTGGGTTTGGCACGTTTTTACCACCACAGGTGAAGCATGTGGCCTAAGCTTGTCAACTGCAAACACAGTATCTGCAAAATGGCAACAACCCTTTCCTGAGTCTGAGCATTGTTTCACCAAAATTAGAAATCTTTTGCAGTAAATTCTGAATTTACTGAGACAGACAAATTCTGCTGTCTAGCATGAATAAAGTGTTGCAGTAAAGTGTGCTCTTACCCACTTTGCTTAACTGGAACACACCTTGCTATTTCCAGTTCCAGGCCTCAGATGAACAGGAACCACTGC is a window of Pelecanus crispus isolate bPelCri1 chromosome 9, bPelCri1.pri, whole genome shotgun sequence DNA encoding:
- the PPP1R7 gene encoding protein phosphatase 1 regulatory subunit 7 isoform X1, coding for MGGKSASKIKVETRVDKRIESEESGDEEGKKQAVRLVTDLSQQSLRDEQNGEDSTGEAETPVDMDTISLDPEAEDVDLNHFRIGKIEGFEVLKKVKTLCLRQNLIKRIENLEQLQTLRELDLYDNQIRKIENLESLVELEILDISFNILRHIEGLDRLTQLKKLFLVNNKISKIENLSNLQMLQMLELGSNRIRAIENIDTLANLDSLFLGKNKITKLQNLDALTNLTVLSIQNNRLTKIEGLQSLVNLRELYLSHNGIEVIEGLENNNKLTMLDIASNRIKKIENISHLTELQEFWMNDNLIESWSDLDELKGAKNLETVYLERNPLQKDPQYRRKIMLALPTVRQIDATFVRF
- the PPP1R7 gene encoding protein phosphatase 1 regulatory subunit 7 isoform X2, coding for MAAESGEGLQEMMEVDKRIESEESGDEEGKKQAVRLVTDLSQQSLRDEQNGEDSTGEAETPVDMDTISLDPEAEDVDLNHFRIGKIEGFEVLKKVKTLCLRQNLIKRIENLEQLQTLRELDLYDNQIRKIENLESLVELEILDISFNILRHIEGLDRLTQLKKLFLVNNKISKIENLSNLQMLQMLELGSNRIRAIENIDTLANLDSLFLGKNKITKLQNLDALTNLTVLSIQNNRLTKIEGLQSLVNLRELYLSHNGIEVIEGLENNNKLTMLDIASNRIKKIENISHLTELQEFWMNDNLIESWSDLDELKGAKNLETVYLERNPLQKDPQYRRKIMLALPTVRQIDATFVRF
- the PPP1R7 gene encoding protein phosphatase 1 regulatory subunit 7 isoform X3 — protein: MAAESGEGLQEMMEVDKRIESEESGDEEGKKQAVRLVTDLSQQSLRDEQNGEAETPVDMDTISLDPEAEDVDLNHFRIGKIEGFEVLKKVKTLCLRQNLIKRIENLEQLQTLRELDLYDNQIRKIENLESLVELEILDISFNILRHIEGLDRLTQLKKLFLVNNKISKIENLSNLQMLQMLELGSNRIRAIENIDTLANLDSLFLGKNKITKLQNLDALTNLTVLSIQNNRLTKIEGLQSLVNLRELYLSHNGIEVIEGLENNNKLTMLDIASNRIKKIENISHLTELQEFWMNDNLIESWSDLDELKGAKNLETVYLERNPLQKDPQYRRKIMLALPTVRQIDATFVRF